A portion of the Leptospira broomii serovar Hurstbridge str. 5399 genome contains these proteins:
- a CDS encoding TldD/PmbA family protein codes for MNLEEAAEFVLEEGKRLHLDQFDLIATDSEDTGIEVFKGRIANTETSRSRGVGIRILQNSRPGYSYSERFSEEALARMVQDALDQTEITDPLDLDLPGPQPVPEINLKHFERSLENLDFSWMRKFGQSLDEASWACDARIENVPHVGVGKSRTESLVANSKGVFVKKESNVIYAGTGVVATEKESKKMGSFYRSGRDLSKFSANDIAKEAAVRATELLGAEPLKSGMYPIVLSNRISSQIFGMFSSPFFADAVQKGQSRLVDKLGQEIASPILTIRCEPHLPDFPGSRLIDAEGILTSPRSVVESGILSSYLYNLESAKKEGVKPTGHGVRSYSGRAGTSFSNFIIPFGASTRQELLSSVPHCIFVTKLEGGAGCSSVSGEISIGVQGFYYKNGVPQFPVDRITMNTNFFDLLRKIEGISNEYSDSYSSIKVPDVLVSEINIAG; via the coding sequence ATGAATTTAGAAGAAGCTGCCGAGTTCGTTCTTGAGGAAGGAAAACGTCTTCACTTAGATCAATTTGATCTTATCGCGACCGATTCGGAAGATACCGGAATCGAAGTATTTAAAGGAAGAATCGCGAATACCGAGACGTCTCGATCGAGAGGCGTAGGGATTCGAATTCTTCAAAATTCCCGACCTGGATATTCGTACAGCGAACGATTCAGCGAAGAAGCCTTGGCCAGAATGGTTCAGGATGCCTTAGACCAAACCGAAATCACCGATCCCCTCGATTTGGATTTGCCCGGTCCACAGCCGGTACCTGAAATTAATCTAAAGCATTTCGAGAGAAGTTTGGAAAATTTGGATTTTTCCTGGATGAGAAAATTCGGTCAGAGTTTGGATGAAGCGTCCTGGGCCTGCGATGCGAGAATAGAGAACGTACCTCACGTGGGCGTAGGTAAAAGTAGAACGGAAAGTTTGGTAGCAAACTCCAAAGGTGTTTTCGTCAAAAAAGAATCCAACGTAATCTACGCCGGAACAGGAGTCGTAGCGACCGAGAAAGAGAGTAAGAAGATGGGTAGTTTCTATCGATCGGGCAGGGACCTTTCGAAATTCTCGGCGAATGACATCGCAAAAGAAGCTGCAGTTCGTGCTACGGAATTATTAGGAGCGGAACCTCTTAAAAGCGGAATGTATCCTATCGTTTTGAGTAATCGAATCAGTTCTCAAATCTTCGGTATGTTCTCTTCTCCTTTTTTTGCGGACGCGGTTCAAAAAGGCCAATCTAGATTGGTAGACAAATTAGGGCAGGAAATTGCTTCTCCCATTCTTACGATTCGTTGCGAGCCGCATCTACCTGATTTTCCCGGTTCTAGATTAATCGACGCCGAAGGAATTCTTACTTCTCCTCGATCAGTGGTCGAAAGCGGAATACTTTCCTCCTATTTATATAATTTAGAGTCTGCGAAGAAAGAAGGAGTTAAACCGACCGGGCACGGAGTTCGTTCTTATTCGGGCAGGGCAGGTACTTCATTTTCCAATTTTATAATTCCGTTCGGCGCAAGTACTCGTCAGGAACTGCTTTCTTCGGTGCCTCATTGTATTTTCGTTACCAAGCTGGAAGGCGGCGCCGGATGTAGCTCGGTTTCCGGAGAAATCTCGATAGGAGTTCAAGGATTCTATTATAAGAACGGCGTTCCACAATTTCCGGTGGATCGAATTACTATGAATACGAATTTCTTCGATTTGCTTCGTAAAATCGAAGGGATTTCGAATGAATATTCTGATAGTTACTCTTCCATCAAAGTCCCGGACGTTTTGGTAAGCGAAATCAATATCGCCGGGTAA
- a CDS encoding TldD/PmbA family protein, with protein MDLKKAETLIEAGKYRKADFVEIYEEESRNSSVALRDKKIEQSLAATDYGIGIRLIYGTDVLYAYTSNDEISHLISLINLLADSRGEANFLGGKFTLSPSPVKLQFPAAFLDPRQVSPSRKLELLQSADTAARRVSSKVVQVGASASDIVTNVLIANSEGLWAEDLRVRSRFSLSVTAEKDGERFVATESPGAIRGFEFFEGLPIKDLAQNAAERALFMLDAGYIEGKKLPVLMGNGFGGVIFHEACGHPLETESIRKNSSPFVGKLGQAIGQSCLTAYDDGTLENYYGSLKVDDEGMPTQKTLLIENGILKAYLSDRIGSMETGSPRTGSGRRESYQYAPVSRMRNTFIAPGKDSFDEMLSSVEYGLYAKRMGGGSVNPATGEFNFAVEEGYVIRNGKVAEPVRGATLIGKGHEILPKISMVGSDLELAAGTCGASSGSIPVTVGQPSLKVDEILVGGR; from the coding sequence ATGGATCTTAAAAAAGCAGAAACACTGATCGAAGCAGGCAAGTATAGAAAGGCTGATTTTGTGGAAATTTACGAGGAAGAGTCCCGAAATTCGTCGGTAGCTCTTCGAGATAAAAAAATCGAGCAGTCTTTAGCGGCAACAGATTACGGAATCGGAATACGTTTAATCTATGGAACGGACGTTCTTTACGCATATACTAGTAATGACGAGATCTCGCATCTTATTTCTTTAATTAATTTACTTGCAGATTCACGCGGAGAAGCGAATTTTCTTGGCGGAAAATTTACTCTTTCTCCATCTCCCGTCAAATTGCAATTTCCCGCCGCCTTTTTGGATCCGCGACAGGTTTCTCCTTCTCGAAAATTGGAATTATTGCAATCCGCCGATACGGCCGCAAGACGGGTTTCCTCCAAGGTCGTGCAAGTAGGGGCCAGCGCCTCGGATATTGTGACGAACGTCTTGATCGCGAATTCGGAAGGATTATGGGCGGAAGATCTTAGAGTAAGAAGCCGTTTTTCCTTATCGGTAACGGCGGAAAAAGACGGAGAACGTTTTGTCGCGACGGAATCGCCTGGCGCAATTAGAGGATTCGAATTTTTCGAAGGATTACCCATCAAGGATCTGGCGCAAAATGCGGCGGAAAGAGCTTTATTTATGCTGGATGCAGGGTATATAGAAGGAAAGAAACTGCCTGTTCTTATGGGGAACGGTTTCGGCGGAGTCATATTCCACGAAGCCTGCGGGCATCCTCTTGAGACGGAATCGATTCGCAAGAATTCCTCCCCGTTCGTAGGAAAGTTGGGACAAGCGATAGGGCAATCCTGCCTAACGGCTTATGACGACGGAACATTAGAAAATTATTATGGTTCCCTGAAAGTGGACGATGAAGGAATGCCTACTCAAAAGACTCTTTTGATCGAAAACGGTATCCTAAAAGCTTATCTTTCGGATCGAATCGGGTCCATGGAAACCGGATCTCCTCGCACCGGAAGCGGAAGGCGAGAATCCTATCAATATGCGCCCGTCTCGAGAATGAGAAATACGTTTATCGCTCCCGGAAAGGATTCCTTTGATGAGATGCTTTCCTCGGTCGAATACGGACTCTACGCCAAGCGGATGGGCGGAGGTTCGGTTAATCCCGCCACGGGAGAGTTTAATTTTGCAGTGGAAGAAGGTTACGTGATTCGCAACGGGAAGGTTGCTGAGCCGGTTAGAGGAGCTACTTTGATCGGAAAGGGTCATGAAATTTTGCCCAAGATTTCCATGGTAGGAAGCGATCTGGAATTAGCTGCCGGTACTTGCGGTGCATCTTCCGGATCGATTCCAGTAACGGTCGGGCAACCGTCTCTGAAAGTGGATGAAATTCTTGTAGGTGGACGTTAA
- a CDS encoding HIT family protein, protein MSDCPICSVHRSEKISGFLFRSGPFLVRHSEFSKKLPGYLYVEPVSHREAYSEWTSEEFAELGTAFQRATTWIYDRFSPQKIYTVLVAEKVAHMHFHLIPRFGEIKGPEYIRLALEGLLDLPENISFPEI, encoded by the coding sequence ATTTCAGACTGTCCAATTTGTTCCGTCCATCGCAGCGAAAAAATTTCGGGTTTTTTATTTCGATCAGGCCCGTTTCTCGTAAGACATAGCGAATTTTCGAAGAAACTTCCAGGTTATCTGTATGTGGAGCCCGTTTCGCATCGCGAAGCATATTCCGAATGGACCTCAGAGGAATTTGCAGAATTAGGAACCGCGTTCCAGCGCGCGACAACCTGGATTTATGATCGTTTTTCACCCCAGAAAATTTATACGGTGTTGGTTGCGGAGAAGGTGGCACATATGCATTTCCACCTTATACCGCGGTTCGGAGAAATCAAAGGTCCGGAATATATTCGTTTGGCATTGGAAGGGTTGTTAGATCTTCCTGAAAATATTTCCTTCCCGGAAATATAG
- the recA gene encoding recombinase RecA, producing MKKQKEEAQGLDDSKKMAIDQAMTQIEKQFGKGSIMRLGAASATNVMPVIPTGSLDLDIALGIGGYPLGRIIEIYGPESSGKTTLTLAAIAEAQKRGGVAAFIDAEHALDPSYAKKLGVNLEELLVSQPDNGEEALEICESLVRSNAIDIIVVDSVAALVPKAEIEGDMGDAHMGLQARLMSQALRKLTGTISKSRTVVVFINQIRMKIGVMFGSPETTTGGNALKFYSSIRLDIRKIETLKEKEEATGNRVRVKVVKNKTAPPFRQAEFDIIYNTGISRESSLVDLGVKHDIISKSGAWYSYNTEKIGQGKEAAKEYLKANPEIAYQIENMVRDLNGLPPLAKEGKAPTAPSGGEEAQRAAG from the coding sequence ATGAAGAAGCAAAAAGAAGAAGCCCAAGGCTTAGACGACTCTAAGAAAATGGCGATCGATCAGGCCATGACCCAAATTGAAAAGCAATTCGGGAAAGGATCGATCATGCGTCTCGGTGCGGCTTCTGCTACGAACGTGATGCCCGTGATCCCTACAGGTTCTCTGGATCTTGACATCGCTTTGGGTATCGGTGGATATCCGCTAGGTAGAATTATTGAAATCTACGGGCCGGAATCCTCAGGTAAGACAACTCTTACTTTAGCTGCGATTGCGGAAGCTCAGAAAAGAGGCGGAGTCGCGGCGTTTATCGATGCCGAGCACGCCTTGGATCCGTCCTACGCAAAGAAATTAGGCGTAAATTTGGAAGAACTTCTAGTCTCTCAACCGGATAACGGAGAAGAAGCGCTGGAAATTTGTGAATCCTTAGTTCGTAGCAACGCGATCGATATCATCGTTGTAGATTCAGTTGCGGCTCTCGTTCCGAAAGCGGAGATTGAAGGAGATATGGGAGACGCGCATATGGGATTACAGGCTCGTCTTATGTCCCAAGCTCTTCGTAAATTGACTGGAACCATATCTAAATCAAGAACGGTTGTCGTTTTCATAAACCAAATTCGTATGAAGATCGGAGTTATGTTTGGATCACCCGAAACTACGACCGGCGGAAATGCACTTAAGTTTTATAGTTCGATTCGATTAGACATTCGAAAAATAGAAACCTTAAAGGAAAAAGAAGAAGCCACAGGCAATCGAGTCCGAGTCAAAGTAGTTAAGAACAAGACCGCTCCACCGTTCCGACAAGCTGAATTTGACATAATCTATAACACAGGAATTAGTAGGGAAAGTTCTCTCGTTGACTTAGGTGTAAAACACGACATCATTAGTAAATCGGGTGCCTGGTATTCCTATAATACCGAAAAGATCGGCCAAGGAAAGGAAGCCGCGAAAGAATATTTAAAGGCCAATCCTGAAATTGCATATCAGATAGAAAATATGGTGCGGGATCTAAACGGTCTCCCTCCTCTTGCCAAAGAAGGAAAAGCGCCGACTGCTCCAAGCGGGGGTGAAGAAGCCCAAAGGGCCGCTGGATAA
- the argC gene encoding N-acetyl-gamma-glutamyl-phosphate reductase, whose amino-acid sequence MSEISIIGAGGFTGKELLGLLARHPKYKTVHLTSDKLAGKKISEVFPDLPFPQDLVFKKHEDQVPKGSLVVLAVPNEASLLLAPRFLDAGHKLIDLSGVYRLHNREAFEKTYKLTHTNFELVDRAVFGIPELFREKLKGANFVSNPGCYSTSVILALYLLGDVRRKVRSRIIADCKSGVSGAGGRVEDGGYSFTGVHENFRAYKILTHQHEPEIQEYSYVGSGLSQPEILFVPHLLPLYRGILSSIYLETEGAEDIDVLSTLRKNADGEPFIRIRETPEEIDLSKVVHTNFLDIGVRQRGKTIAIVSALDNLMKGAAGQALQNINLMLGEKETLGLLP is encoded by the coding sequence ATGTCAGAAATCAGTATTATCGGGGCCGGCGGATTTACCGGAAAAGAGCTTCTCGGACTTTTAGCTCGTCATCCAAAATACAAAACGGTTCATCTTACGAGCGATAAGCTTGCCGGAAAAAAAATATCGGAGGTATTTCCCGACCTCCCATTTCCGCAGGATTTAGTTTTTAAGAAACACGAAGATCAGGTTCCGAAAGGATCCTTGGTGGTTTTAGCGGTCCCGAACGAAGCTTCCTTACTGCTGGCTCCAAGGTTCTTAGATGCCGGACATAAATTAATCGACCTCTCTGGAGTGTATCGTCTTCATAATCGCGAAGCATTCGAGAAAACTTACAAACTGACCCATACTAACTTCGAGCTAGTGGATCGGGCCGTTTTCGGAATTCCGGAGCTGTTTAGGGAAAAATTAAAAGGTGCAAATTTCGTTTCAAATCCGGGGTGCTATTCCACTTCCGTAATATTGGCTTTGTATCTTCTCGGCGATGTTAGAAGGAAGGTTCGGAGTCGAATTATTGCCGACTGCAAATCCGGAGTGAGCGGGGCTGGAGGAAGAGTGGAAGATGGAGGTTACTCCTTTACCGGAGTCCACGAAAACTTTCGCGCTTATAAGATTTTAACCCATCAACACGAACCTGAAATTCAAGAATATTCTTATGTGGGTTCCGGATTGTCTCAGCCGGAAATTCTCTTCGTTCCTCATTTACTCCCTCTCTACCGGGGAATACTGTCTAGCATCTATCTTGAAACGGAAGGAGCGGAGGATATAGACGTTCTCTCGACTCTAAGAAAGAATGCCGACGGAGAACCGTTCATTCGAATTCGGGAGACCCCCGAGGAGATCGATCTATCTAAAGTCGTTCACACGAATTTCCTAGATATAGGAGTGCGTCAAAGAGGTAAGACGATCGCGATCGTCTCCGCTCTCGATAATCTTATGAAAGGCGCTGCAGGACAGGCTCTACAGAATATAAATTTAATGCTAGGAGAGAAGGAAACTCTTGGTCTCCTCCCTTGA
- a CDS encoding AMP-dependent synthetase/ligase, translating into MEKLSVYHLVSDSCHQYRDRPFHWIWDEKQHTFTGITYGEWFSSLERLSGYLLSKGLKRGDKVGLICDNRTEWSLCSFSVVCAGGVDVPRGCDASAEDITYILTHTDAKIVFIEKNSVLKKLGKHPDCLSAIDVLILIEDESTFEGLSELRSQFPKLEVIGLDKALSSGEQYLSKKGPKILRQTGESLTGKDIATIIYTSGTTGVPKGVVLKHRSFTWSVQELQQFVPVTYSDRTVVFLPPWHIAERILETALLSWGASMASSGVANLQRDFGLIRPTVLVSVPRVWEALYRKIWDTAKKGPSWKFKLFSLAVKIAEFHSSLYDTITGNYATTEDEPSDQKALDRFVALAFFGPVSLANLLSQKILQPVRASLGGRLRFAFCGAGAMPSKIQFFFRSVGIPIIETYGMTETTGMGAMGRFPIPKTGAIGPVFPGAHIKLLDETGAIITESGIKGTAWHKGPHVTSGYYKDDAKNKVSLVDNWFDSGDLFVWTKTGELKFAGRVKDTIVLSSGENVEPEPIEAKISESEFIQFIVVVGQDQKFLSALIVPNFEKLREKFSESGQILPEANTEITTNPAVLKFYKELLKEKISEGNGFKNFERISNFLLIEKPFEKGEELTETMKIKRKVVLENYSRQISKLYS; encoded by the coding sequence ATGGAAAAGCTTAGCGTATATCATCTGGTCTCGGATTCTTGCCATCAATATCGTGATCGTCCTTTCCATTGGATCTGGGACGAAAAACAACATACTTTCACCGGAATTACGTATGGAGAATGGTTTTCCAGCCTGGAAAGACTTTCGGGATATTTACTTTCCAAAGGATTAAAGCGAGGAGATAAGGTAGGACTCATTTGTGATAATCGCACCGAATGGTCTCTCTGTTCTTTTTCGGTAGTCTGTGCCGGCGGTGTAGATGTTCCAAGAGGATGTGACGCAAGTGCAGAAGATATCACTTATATTCTAACTCACACGGACGCAAAAATCGTCTTTATAGAAAAGAATTCAGTTCTAAAAAAACTAGGCAAACATCCGGATTGTTTATCCGCGATTGACGTTCTCATTTTAATCGAAGACGAATCCACATTCGAAGGCTTAAGCGAGCTCCGGAGCCAATTCCCGAAATTAGAAGTAATCGGACTGGATAAAGCATTATCTTCGGGGGAGCAATATCTTTCGAAGAAAGGACCGAAAATTCTGAGGCAAACCGGAGAATCACTCACAGGTAAAGACATTGCAACCATCATTTATACTTCAGGCACGACCGGCGTTCCCAAAGGGGTCGTTCTTAAACACAGATCGTTTACCTGGAGCGTTCAAGAGCTTCAACAGTTCGTCCCAGTGACTTACTCGGACAGAACTGTGGTTTTCCTCCCGCCCTGGCATATTGCGGAACGGATTTTAGAGACAGCCTTGCTTTCTTGGGGTGCCTCGATGGCGTCCTCCGGTGTTGCAAATCTACAGCGTGACTTTGGCCTAATCCGACCGACCGTCTTAGTTTCAGTTCCTCGAGTATGGGAGGCGTTATATCGTAAAATCTGGGATACCGCCAAAAAAGGACCTTCTTGGAAATTTAAGCTCTTTTCATTGGCCGTAAAAATTGCCGAGTTCCATAGTTCCCTCTATGATACGATCACAGGAAATTATGCGACGACGGAGGATGAGCCTTCCGATCAAAAGGCTTTGGATAGATTCGTAGCCTTAGCGTTCTTCGGGCCGGTTTCACTGGCAAATTTGCTTTCGCAAAAGATATTACAGCCGGTTCGCGCATCTTTAGGGGGGCGTCTTCGTTTTGCTTTTTGTGGCGCGGGTGCAATGCCCTCTAAAATTCAGTTTTTTTTTCGGTCGGTCGGTATTCCTATTATCGAAACCTATGGTATGACTGAGACTACGGGAATGGGAGCTATGGGCAGGTTTCCTATTCCAAAAACGGGCGCGATAGGACCTGTTTTTCCAGGTGCTCATATAAAACTTCTGGATGAAACCGGAGCTATCATTACCGAATCGGGAATAAAAGGTACTGCCTGGCATAAAGGACCGCATGTTACTTCCGGCTACTACAAAGACGATGCAAAAAATAAGGTTTCGCTTGTAGACAATTGGTTCGATTCCGGAGATCTATTCGTTTGGACGAAGACTGGAGAACTCAAGTTTGCCGGTCGTGTAAAAGATACGATCGTATTATCTTCCGGCGAGAATGTGGAGCCGGAGCCGATCGAGGCTAAAATTTCCGAATCCGAATTTATCCAATTCATCGTAGTCGTCGGGCAGGATCAGAAATTCCTGAGCGCATTGATCGTTCCTAATTTCGAAAAGCTTAGAGAGAAATTCTCGGAATCGGGGCAAATATTGCCGGAAGCCAATACGGAAATCACTACTAACCCGGCCGTGCTTAAATTTTATAAGGAATTACTGAAAGAAAAAATTTCCGAAGGTAACGGATTTAAGAACTTTGAAAGAATCTCCAATTTTCTGTTAATCGAAAAGCCGTTTGAAAAAGGGGAAGAGCTAACCGAGACCATGAAAATTAAACGTAAAGTAGTCTTGGAGAATTATTCTCGTCAAATCAGTAAGTTGTATTCTTAA
- a CDS encoding nucleoside phosphorylase-I family protein — translation MPKIKNREILFCGAFTGEIDKLQSDNRFWVLETGVGNLNAALRLQSFLLENREDLPKSIIFLGSAGVYPWVPRKEWEGKLGLSRAFTNYEIAYLDKKIRVPEFLKLKLEFTAFKIPTLGNGFFESTTNGTGSVTLEDLSPRATERLKTEEIGLENMEVFGLAKVAESFAIPLTAIFSLTNRVGPKGSDEWKSSWRKLSDKLQEAVIASFP, via the coding sequence ATGCCTAAAATAAAAAATCGGGAAATTCTTTTTTGCGGGGCCTTTACCGGAGAAATAGACAAGCTACAATCGGATAACCGATTTTGGGTCTTGGAAACCGGAGTCGGAAACTTAAACGCTGCTCTCCGCCTACAATCTTTCCTCTTGGAAAACAGAGAAGATTTACCCAAATCCATTATTTTCCTAGGTTCGGCGGGAGTGTATCCTTGGGTACCTCGCAAGGAATGGGAAGGAAAGCTAGGACTCTCAAGAGCATTTACAAATTACGAAATCGCTTATCTTGATAAGAAAATACGGGTACCTGAATTTCTAAAGTTAAAACTTGAATTTACGGCATTCAAAATTCCAACCCTTGGCAACGGTTTTTTCGAATCTACTACGAATGGAACCGGTTCAGTAACTTTAGAAGACCTCAGTCCACGAGCGACAGAACGCTTAAAAACCGAAGAAATAGGCTTGGAAAATATGGAAGTTTTCGGTCTTGCCAAAGTAGCGGAAAGTTTTGCCATTCCGTTAACCGCAATATTTTCCCTGACGAATCGCGTGGGGCCGAAAGGGAGCGACGAATGGAAATCTTCCTGGAGAAAATTATCCGATAAATTGCAAGAAGCAGTCATCGCTTCGTTTCCGTAA
- a CDS encoding patatin-like phospholipase family protein, producing MIRFVPPEALQFLASIPLFKNLPRKLLVQIYKHIEERNIYNHDVIYYKGEISKELYLIRHGEVMVTLGEAGQTVRYLGEGDIFAENSVLTRSVHSGSATAVLDTLLYVLDGEYFLRLAAKEKILSQNLMRLMGIRMREVIEGVIKNPSVPRRLICHIPTEEIEDFKHHLDSIVETGRRSHEGNVSLFKIDAFKDKSLSDMIRMISQLRKKSPVLHIYFRTPSIMPEFDKVVQQCDQIVFWEDNPERNVKQKTEIIDYWRPRIRNYDGRTSKIIVSDKAIHHEDKSTNQRIFYKGETFARYLVSKTRGLALGGGGARALAHVGLLKVLEREGIRFDYVSGSSFGAVIGALYARGESADSVYKMISKFFGGIDKPFDPTIPLISFFKGKKMLRMLKDAFGSQLIEDLKIPFVTSAVDLHSGQEYVMDQGPIWEALASAMSLPGMFPPVFKGDHLLIDGGVINNVPDNLIRKRGADVILSVNVSPLRDDAIVRLLEDRKVTGKSFFKNLWEDITYPPILKIMARAITLEGREITKLRKEKMDLFVNMHIEEFAFTDFGRYKEVIKKGELEAEAATKEIRELFFPSERKK from the coding sequence ATGATACGTTTCGTCCCTCCCGAAGCATTGCAATTTCTTGCCTCAATTCCCTTATTTAAAAATCTTCCACGAAAGCTACTGGTTCAAATCTATAAGCATATCGAAGAGCGGAATATTTATAATCATGATGTGATTTATTACAAGGGCGAGATTTCAAAGGAATTATATCTAATACGACACGGCGAGGTCATGGTCACTTTAGGAGAAGCCGGACAGACTGTTCGATATTTAGGTGAGGGTGATATTTTTGCGGAAAATAGCGTTCTGACAAGGTCGGTCCACTCAGGTTCTGCGACGGCCGTCTTGGACACTTTACTGTATGTATTGGACGGTGAATATTTTCTCCGCCTGGCTGCGAAGGAAAAGATCTTATCTCAAAATCTAATGCGTCTCATGGGAATTAGGATGCGCGAAGTAATCGAAGGAGTCATTAAGAACCCTTCGGTGCCGCGAAGATTGATTTGCCACATTCCTACCGAAGAGATCGAGGATTTTAAGCACCACCTAGATTCGATTGTCGAAACAGGGAGGCGATCCCATGAAGGAAATGTCTCTCTATTCAAGATCGATGCGTTCAAAGATAAATCTCTGTCGGATATGATTCGGATGATTTCCCAGCTCAGAAAAAAATCACCGGTCCTGCATATTTATTTTCGCACCCCGAGCATAATGCCTGAATTTGATAAGGTCGTGCAGCAATGCGATCAGATCGTTTTTTGGGAGGATAATCCTGAAAGAAACGTAAAACAGAAAACCGAAATCATCGACTATTGGAGACCTCGTATACGTAATTACGACGGGCGCACGTCCAAGATCATCGTTTCTGATAAAGCGATCCATCATGAAGATAAAAGTACTAATCAGCGGATTTTCTACAAGGGAGAGACGTTTGCGAGATATCTCGTTTCCAAAACTAGAGGATTAGCTCTTGGCGGAGGCGGTGCTAGAGCCTTGGCTCATGTGGGGCTACTAAAAGTTTTAGAAAGAGAAGGTATCCGATTCGATTATGTGTCCGGCTCTTCCTTCGGTGCGGTAATCGGTGCATTATATGCCAGAGGAGAAAGTGCCGATTCAGTTTATAAAATGATCAGTAAATTCTTCGGTGGAATCGATAAGCCGTTTGATCCGACGATTCCGTTAATTTCATTCTTTAAGGGAAAAAAGATGCTGCGAATGCTCAAGGATGCATTCGGTTCGCAATTGATTGAGGATCTAAAAATTCCATTCGTAACGTCGGCAGTGGACTTGCACAGCGGGCAGGAATACGTAATGGATCAGGGGCCTATCTGGGAAGCTCTTGCATCCGCAATGAGCTTACCCGGTATGTTCCCTCCTGTTTTCAAAGGAGACCACCTTTTGATCGACGGAGGAGTAATCAACAACGTGCCTGATAACCTGATACGAAAGAGAGGGGCGGACGTCATCCTTTCGGTAAACGTTTCCCCATTGCGCGACGATGCGATTGTCCGACTTTTGGAAGACCGTAAAGTAACCGGAAAATCATTCTTTAAGAATCTTTGGGAAGATATTACGTATCCTCCAATCTTAAAGATAATGGCGAGAGCGATCACTCTAGAAGGACGCGAGATTACTAAACTTCGAAAAGAGAAAATGGACCTTTTTGTGAATATGCATATCGAAGAATTTGCGTTCACCGATTTCGGAAGATATAAGGAAGTGATAAAGAAAGGCGAGTTGGAAGCGGAAGCAGCTACCAAGGAAATTCGGGAATTATTCTTTCCATCCGAAAGGAAAAAGTGA
- a CDS encoding DUF4254 domain-containing protein produces the protein MHLDSASVVSIFQKSIQDWHASESLSKNPYPQTSLEHLFYKKNQIDTVQWHVEDEIRRPDLPDSNLVQFKRQIDALNQERTDTVELIDDFISSRFKDVPRKPNARMNSETPAWLIDRMSILELKIYHMEEQTRRTDATTAHIEACKTKLSILLEQRKDLSICLDEILDDLSKGEKYYKVYRQMKMYNDKNLNPSLYTNKA, from the coding sequence ATGCACTTAGATTCAGCCTCCGTTGTTTCGATTTTTCAAAAATCCATCCAAGATTGGCATGCAAGCGAATCCTTATCAAAAAACCCCTATCCTCAAACTAGTTTAGAGCATTTATTCTATAAAAAGAACCAAATTGATACCGTCCAATGGCATGTCGAAGACGAAATCCGAAGGCCGGATTTGCCGGACTCGAATCTAGTTCAGTTTAAGCGTCAGATAGACGCTTTAAACCAGGAAAGAACGGATACTGTAGAGTTAATCGACGATTTTATTTCCTCTCGGTTTAAAGATGTACCCCGCAAACCGAATGCCCGCATGAATTCCGAAACACCGGCATGGTTGATAGATCGAATGAGCATTTTGGAGCTCAAAATCTATCATATGGAAGAGCAAACACGTAGGACCGACGCGACCACAGCGCATATCGAGGCTTGTAAAACGAAGCTAAGTATACTCCTCGAGCAAAGGAAGGATTTGTCGATTTGCCTAGATGAGATTTTGGACGATCTTTCCAAAGGCGAGAAATATTATAAAGTATATCGTCAAATGAAAATGTACAACGATAAGAATCTTAACCCATCTTTGTATACCAATAAAGCATGA